A region of Micromonospora sp. WMMD882 DNA encodes the following proteins:
- a CDS encoding alpha/beta hydrolase → MKSYGTGRTAVITHGVQTVADHWAEVANRLPGRTLVPNRRGRGESVPIGDDYELATEVADLHRVLDQAGPEPVLIGHSYGGMIALLAAAERDDLAGLVLYDPTVPVDGPVTGDGLDVMRAALKAGDRDTAFATVLTRVVGEYPEDVEGFRTGDPAGWAGMLELIDSTYAELSALDRLAYDPSLLAKVTAPTWVIVGERSDREELVFGRAARALVDGIADARLVVLPGQGHVAHVADPDALADAIRPALKGF, encoded by the coding sequence ATGAAAAGCTACGGTACTGGCCGTACGGCCGTCATCACCCATGGCGTACAAACTGTCGCCGACCACTGGGCCGAGGTTGCCAACCGGCTGCCCGGTCGCACGCTCGTCCCGAATCGTCGGGGTCGCGGAGAGAGCGTCCCGATCGGTGACGACTACGAACTCGCCACCGAGGTGGCGGATCTGCACCGGGTGCTCGACCAGGCCGGCCCGGAGCCGGTCCTGATCGGGCACAGCTACGGCGGCATGATCGCCCTGCTCGCCGCCGCCGAGCGGGACGACCTGGCGGGCCTCGTGCTGTACGACCCCACGGTCCCGGTCGACGGCCCGGTCACCGGGGACGGGCTGGACGTGATGCGCGCGGCGCTGAAGGCCGGGGACCGCGACACCGCGTTCGCCACCGTGCTCACCCGGGTCGTCGGTGAGTACCCGGAGGACGTGGAGGGCTTCCGGACCGGTGACCCGGCCGGCTGGGCCGGGATGCTGGAGCTGATCGACAGCACCTACGCCGAGCTCTCCGCGCTGGACCGGCTGGCCTACGACCCGTCGTTGCTGGCGAAGGTCACGGCGCCCACCTGGGTGATCGTCGGCGAGCGCAGCGACCGCGAGGAGCTGGTGTTCGGGCGGGCCGCCCGGGCGCTGGTCGACGGCATCGCCGACGCGAGGCTGGTGGTGCTGCCCGGTCAGGGGCACGTCGCGCACGTGGCCGACCCCGACGCCCTGGCCGACGCGATCCGGCCCGCGTTGAAGGGGTTCTGA
- a CDS encoding LLM class flavin-dependent oxidoreductase, whose translation MADYGHDLSFGTFLTPRADAPTDVVALAQLTEQVGLDLVTVQDHPYQPAFLDAWTLLSVVAASTERVRVSPNVANLPLRPPAVLARSAASLDLLTGGRVELGLGAGAFWDAIVANGGPRRTPAESVVALDEAIRVIRAIWGRSGRGARVEGDHYRVTGAKVGPLPAHDIGIWVGAYKPRMLRLVGRAADGWLPSLGYLDLDHLAGMNETIDAAAVRAGRSPGDVRRLLNVDGTFGPGGAGPLTGAPDDWARRLADLTLTHGVSTFILASDDPSDIRLFGVEVAPRVRELVDAARAGAAATSGPTAPPGPTAGPTGATNPNGSTDRSAAGGGPAPAEPTPGRGGGDFSVPREIPGLGVTPTPDDGKRHSDTAVWDESTRPTGPAPEAGRRYSARERAQGQHLIDVHDHLRQELAQVRDLVDQVAAGALDVAAARSHINAMTLRQNNWTLGAYCESYCRLVTTHHTIEDVSMLPHLRRRDPRLGPVTTRLEEEHRIIHLVVEQVDRALVALVGGAGDLSGLRAAVDALTDALLSHLSYEERELVEPLARLGLG comes from the coding sequence GTGGCCGACTACGGGCATGACCTGTCGTTCGGAACGTTCCTCACCCCCCGTGCCGACGCGCCGACCGACGTCGTCGCCCTCGCCCAGCTCACCGAGCAGGTCGGGCTGGATCTGGTCACCGTGCAGGACCATCCGTACCAGCCGGCCTTCCTCGACGCGTGGACGCTGCTGTCGGTCGTCGCCGCCAGCACCGAACGGGTCCGGGTCTCGCCCAACGTCGCCAACCTGCCGCTGCGCCCGCCGGCCGTGCTCGCCCGCTCGGCCGCCAGCCTCGACCTGCTCACCGGCGGCCGGGTCGAGCTGGGCCTCGGGGCCGGCGCGTTCTGGGACGCGATCGTCGCCAACGGTGGTCCACGCCGTACCCCGGCGGAGTCGGTGGTGGCGCTGGACGAGGCGATCAGGGTGATCCGGGCGATCTGGGGCCGGTCCGGCCGTGGGGCGCGGGTCGAGGGCGACCACTACCGGGTCACCGGCGCGAAGGTCGGCCCGCTGCCGGCCCACGACATCGGCATCTGGGTGGGCGCCTACAAGCCCCGGATGCTGCGGCTGGTCGGCCGCGCGGCGGACGGCTGGCTGCCCAGCCTCGGTTACCTCGACCTCGACCACCTGGCCGGCATGAACGAGACCATCGACGCGGCGGCGGTCCGGGCCGGGCGGTCACCCGGGGACGTACGTCGTCTCCTCAACGTCGACGGCACCTTCGGTCCCGGCGGCGCCGGCCCGCTCACCGGCGCGCCGGACGACTGGGCGCGGCGGCTCGCCGACCTCACGCTCACGCACGGCGTCAGCACGTTCATCCTGGCCAGCGACGACCCGTCCGACATCCGGCTCTTCGGCGTCGAGGTCGCGCCCCGGGTCCGCGAGCTGGTCGACGCCGCCCGCGCGGGCGCGGCGGCCACGTCGGGCCCGACGGCGCCCCCGGGCCCGACCGCCGGACCGACAGGGGCCACGAACCCGAACGGGAGCACGGACCGGTCAGCGGCGGGCGGTGGCCCGGCCCCGGCCGAGCCGACGCCCGGGCGCGGCGGCGGGGACTTCTCGGTGCCGCGGGAGATCCCCGGCCTCGGCGTGACGCCCACTCCCGACGACGGGAAGCGGCACAGCGACACCGCCGTCTGGGACGAGAGCACCCGGCCGACCGGGCCCGCCCCGGAGGCCGGACGCCGGTACTCCGCGCGGGAACGGGCCCAGGGCCAGCACCTGATCGACGTGCACGACCACCTGCGCCAGGAGCTCGCCCAGGTGCGGGACCTGGTGGACCAGGTGGCGGCGGGCGCGCTCGACGTGGCCGCCGCCCGCTCGCACATCAACGCGATGACCCTGCGGCAGAACAACTGGACGCTCGGCGCGTACTGCGAGTCCTACTGCCGGCTGGTCACCACGCACCACACCATCGAGGACGTCTCGATGCTCCCGCACCTGCGTCGGCGTGACCCCCGTCTCGGCCCGGTCACCACCCGCCTCGAAGAGGAACACAGGATCATCCACCTGGTGGTCGAGCAGGTCGACCGGGCCCTGGTGGCGCTGGTCGGCGGGGCGGGCGACCTGTCCGGTCTGCGCGCCGCGGTGGACGCGCTCACCGACGCGCTGCTGTCCCACCTGTCCTACGAGGAGCGTGAGCTGGTCGAGCCCCTGGCCCGTCTCGGTCTCGGCTGA
- a CDS encoding sugar kinase — translation MSPLDPRPADQCRYDLVSLGEIMLRLDPGEGRVRTARNFRVWEGGGEYNVARGLRRCFGLRTAVVTAFADNEVGRLLEDLVLQGGVDTSLVRWTPYDGIGRAVRNGLNFTERGFGLRGAVGTSDRGHTAAGQLRPDDVDWDHLFGELGVRWLHTGGIYAALSETTPDTIEAAMVAARRHGTLVSYDLNYRPSLWKAIGGQTRAQEVNRRLARYVDVMIGNEEDFTASLGFPVPDTDESLTELEAANFQRMIQSVVQEYDNFRVVATTLRTVRTATVNDWGAIAWSAGSGFVQATHRPGLEILDRVGGGDSFASGLIFGLLEFGDLATAVEYGAAHGALAMTTPGDTSMASRKEVDALVRGASARVQR, via the coding sequence ATGTCCCCGCTCGATCCGCGCCCGGCCGACCAGTGCCGTTACGACCTCGTGTCCCTCGGTGAGATCATGCTGCGCCTCGACCCGGGGGAGGGCCGGGTGCGCACCGCCCGCAACTTCCGGGTCTGGGAGGGCGGCGGTGAGTACAACGTCGCCCGTGGCCTACGCCGCTGCTTCGGGTTGCGCACCGCGGTGGTCACCGCCTTCGCCGACAACGAGGTGGGCCGGCTGCTGGAGGACCTGGTCCTCCAGGGCGGCGTGGACACGTCGCTGGTGCGGTGGACGCCCTACGACGGGATCGGCCGCGCCGTCCGCAACGGGCTCAACTTCACCGAACGGGGCTTCGGGCTCCGCGGGGCGGTGGGCACCTCCGACCGGGGCCACACCGCCGCCGGTCAGCTCCGGCCGGACGACGTCGACTGGGACCACCTCTTCGGCGAGCTCGGGGTGCGGTGGCTGCACACCGGCGGCATCTACGCCGCGCTGTCGGAGACCACCCCGGACACCATCGAGGCGGCCATGGTCGCCGCCCGCCGGCACGGCACCCTCGTGTCGTACGACCTGAACTACCGGCCCAGCCTGTGGAAGGCGATCGGCGGCCAGACCCGCGCCCAGGAGGTCAACCGGCGGCTCGCCCGGTACGTCGACGTCATGATCGGCAACGAGGAGGACTTCACCGCCAGCCTCGGCTTCCCGGTGCCCGACACCGACGAGAGCCTCACCGAGCTGGAAGCGGCGAACTTCCAGCGGATGATCCAGTCGGTCGTCCAGGAGTACGACAACTTCCGGGTGGTCGCCACGACGCTGCGGACCGTCCGGACCGCGACCGTCAACGACTGGGGCGCCATCGCCTGGTCCGCCGGATCCGGGTTCGTCCAGGCCACCCACCGCCCGGGGCTGGAGATCCTCGACCGGGTCGGTGGCGGCGACAGCTTCGCCTCGGGCCTGATCTTCGGGCTGCTGGAGTTCGGTGACCTGGCCACCGCCGTCGAGTACGGCGCGGCGCACGGCGCCCTGGCCATGACCACGCCCGGCGACACCTCGATGGCCAGCCGCAAGGAGGTCGACGCGCTCGTCCGGGGCGCCTCCGCCCGCGTGCAGCGCTGA
- a CDS encoding IclR family transcriptional regulator yields MTTGEAFQPVKSAGRALDVLEALAGSPARRSLVDLARALGIPKSSLHGILRTMIQRGWVEADATGTRFGLGVRALQVGAAYLRTDDAMGLLAGVLDELSHQFGETVHLGRLDGAHVVYLAKRESVHPLRLYSAIGRHLPAHATALGKALLAERPDEVVDRLLSWPLPALTGHTVTDPDRLHDDLATVRSRGYAVDREENTEGIVCFAMAVPLQTPAVDAISLSVPTSRLDPRLEDRIVVALRAAVDQAHAARTLLPAV; encoded by the coding sequence ATGACGACGGGCGAGGCGTTCCAGCCAGTGAAGTCCGCCGGCCGCGCCCTCGACGTGCTGGAGGCGTTGGCCGGCTCCCCGGCCCGCCGCTCGCTGGTCGACCTGGCCCGCGCGCTCGGCATCCCGAAGAGCAGCCTGCACGGCATCCTGCGCACGATGATCCAGCGCGGCTGGGTGGAGGCGGACGCCACCGGCACCCGCTTCGGCCTCGGGGTGCGCGCCCTGCAGGTCGGCGCCGCCTACCTGCGCACCGACGACGCGATGGGCCTGCTCGCCGGGGTGCTCGACGAGCTGTCCCACCAGTTCGGCGAGACCGTCCACCTCGGCCGACTGGACGGCGCCCACGTGGTCTACCTGGCCAAACGGGAGTCGGTGCACCCGCTGCGGCTCTACAGCGCGATCGGCCGGCACCTGCCGGCCCACGCCACGGCGCTGGGCAAGGCGCTGCTCGCCGAACGCCCCGACGAGGTGGTCGACCGGCTGTTGAGCTGGCCGCTGCCGGCGCTCACCGGGCACACCGTCACCGACCCGGACCGGCTGCACGACGACCTGGCGACGGTCCGGAGCCGCGGCTACGCGGTCGACCGGGAGGAGAACACCGAGGGGATCGTCTGCTTCGCGATGGCCGTGCCGTTGCAGACGCCCGCCGTGGACGCGATCAGCCTCTCCGTGCCGACCTCACGGCTCGACCCGCGGTTGGAGGACCGGATCGTCGTCGCCCTGCGCGCCGCCGTCGACCAGGCCCACGCCGCCCGCACCCTGCTGCCGGCGGTCTGA
- a CDS encoding MerR family transcriptional regulator: protein MLIGELSERTGVSTRLLRYYEQQGLLQSVRTANGYRHYAPEDIEKVRRIRALLNVGLPLRTVELLLPCVVDATPRVDPCRNLVATLRQEVDRLDEASAEIDRCRSLILDILHRSGANELVGAAR from the coding sequence ATGCTCATCGGCGAGCTGTCGGAACGCACCGGCGTCAGCACCAGACTGCTTCGGTACTACGAACAGCAGGGGCTGCTCCAGTCCGTACGCACCGCGAACGGGTACCGCCACTACGCCCCGGAGGACATCGAGAAGGTCCGCCGGATCCGGGCCCTGCTCAACGTGGGTCTCCCCCTGCGCACCGTGGAGCTGCTGCTGCCGTGTGTGGTCGACGCCACTCCCCGCGTCGACCCGTGCAGGAACCTGGTCGCGACGCTGCGCCAGGAGGTCGACCGCCTCGACGAGGCGTCCGCCGAGATCGACCGTTGTCGCTCCCTGATCCTGGACATCCTGCACCGCTCGGGCGCCAACGAACTGGTCGGCGCCGCCCGGTAA
- a CDS encoding adenylate kinase: MSAPSRILVYAVYGAGKSTLAARLAERLRLPWYPVDDLLWQPGWVEVPAPEQRRRIEAICRRDRWILDGAYHGWREVPLARADLVIGLDYPRWLSFWRLLRRTLVRLVSREEICNGNRESLGSVLSRDSILLWHVAAFGRARRRMRTWQTDPSGPPVLLFRSPAEAERWLADLPPPASRSGRPGQPRPRRARGSTSSRSS, encoded by the coding sequence ATGAGCGCACCGTCGCGCATCCTGGTCTACGCGGTGTACGGCGCCGGCAAGTCCACCCTCGCGGCGCGGCTGGCCGAACGCCTCCGGCTGCCCTGGTACCCGGTCGACGACCTGCTCTGGCAACCCGGCTGGGTGGAGGTGCCGGCGCCCGAGCAGCGCCGCCGGATCGAGGCGATCTGCCGACGCGACCGCTGGATCCTCGACGGGGCGTACCACGGGTGGCGGGAGGTGCCGCTGGCCCGGGCCGACCTGGTGATCGGCCTGGACTACCCGCGCTGGCTCTCCTTCTGGCGGCTGCTGCGCCGGACCCTCGTCCGGCTGGTCAGCCGGGAGGAGATCTGCAACGGCAACCGTGAGTCGCTGGGCAGCGTGCTGTCCCGCGACTCGATCCTGCTGTGGCACGTCGCCGCCTTCGGCCGGGCCCGACGACGGATGCGGACCTGGCAAACCGACCCGTCCGGGCCGCCGGTGCTGCTGTTCCGGTCACCGGCGGAGGCGGAGCGCTGGCTGGCCGACCTGCCCCCGCCGGCGTCCCGTTCCGGCCGGCCCGGTCAGCCGAGACCGAGACGGGCCAGGGGCTCGACCAGCTCACGCTCCTCGTAG
- a CDS encoding NADP-dependent oxidoreductase: MRAVLLHEYGDPTLLRVADQPEPTAGPGQLLVRVAAAAVNPVDLQVRSGEHAAHVRVPFPMILGWDLAGTVVQVGAGVSAFAPGDPVVAMSAQMATGVGTYAELVALDAALVAPAPRSVPLAHAAALPLAGLTAEQALDVLDLPAGRTLLVTGAAGSVGGFVVELARTRGLEVIAHGRPGDAGTVSAVPAGAADGWIDTAGLPGAIQGVRDGGRAVSIVPTAAPVAERGIEVRMSFVEQDGIRLAQLSKLVDEGALTIRVGGVFDLAEAPVAHARLAAGGSRGKLLLTP, encoded by the coding sequence ATGCGGGCGGTGCTGCTGCACGAGTACGGCGATCCGACGCTGCTGCGGGTGGCGGATCAGCCGGAGCCCACGGCCGGTCCGGGGCAGCTCCTGGTCCGGGTCGCCGCGGCCGCGGTGAACCCGGTGGACCTGCAGGTGCGCTCCGGCGAGCACGCGGCGCACGTCCGCGTGCCGTTCCCGATGATCCTCGGCTGGGACCTGGCCGGCACGGTCGTCCAGGTGGGCGCCGGAGTCTCGGCGTTCGCGCCGGGTGACCCGGTGGTGGCGATGTCGGCGCAGATGGCCACCGGTGTCGGCACGTACGCCGAGCTGGTCGCCCTGGACGCGGCGCTGGTCGCCCCGGCGCCCCGCAGCGTGCCGCTGGCGCACGCGGCGGCGCTGCCGCTGGCCGGTCTGACCGCCGAGCAGGCCCTGGACGTGCTGGACCTGCCGGCGGGCCGGACGCTCCTGGTGACCGGGGCGGCCGGCTCGGTGGGCGGCTTCGTGGTGGAGTTGGCCCGCACGCGTGGTCTGGAGGTGATCGCGCACGGCCGTCCCGGTGACGCCGGGACGGTCAGCGCGGTCCCGGCCGGCGCGGCCGACGGGTGGATCGACACCGCGGGTCTGCCCGGGGCGATCCAGGGGGTCCGGGACGGCGGTCGGGCGGTGTCGATCGTGCCGACCGCCGCGCCGGTCGCCGAGCGCGGCATCGAGGTGCGGATGTCCTTCGTCGAGCAGGACGGCATCCGGCTCGCGCAGCTCAGCAAGCTCGTCGACGAGGGCGCGCTCACGATCCGGGTCGGCGGGGTCTTCGACCTCGCCGAGGCCCCGGTCGCCCACGCCCGGCTCGCCGCCGGTGGCAGTCGGGGCAAA
- the eda gene encoding bifunctional 4-hydroxy-2-oxoglutarate aldolase/2-dehydro-3-deoxy-phosphogluconate aldolase codes for MTSIQNAEQLPDVHATLADARILPVVVLDQARDAAPLAAALVEGGLRSVEVTFRTDAAADAIRIMAERPDVVVGAGTVLTTEQVDRAVEAGARFVVSPGFGPRVVTHCRALGIPVFPGVATATEIQMALDAGLDTVKFFPAEQLGGLAMIKALSAPYRGVRFVPTGGINAGNLADYLAHPAVLAVGGTWMVAPPLIAAGRWSEVTRLTAAAVAAAGTPAA; via the coding sequence GTGACCAGCATTCAGAATGCCGAACAGCTTCCGGACGTCCACGCGACCCTCGCCGACGCCCGGATCCTGCCCGTCGTCGTCCTCGACCAGGCCCGGGACGCTGCTCCGCTGGCCGCCGCGCTGGTCGAGGGCGGGCTCCGCAGCGTCGAGGTGACCTTCCGCACCGACGCCGCCGCCGACGCGATCCGGATCATGGCCGAGCGGCCCGACGTGGTCGTCGGGGCCGGCACGGTGCTGACCACGGAGCAGGTGGACCGGGCGGTCGAGGCGGGGGCCCGGTTCGTGGTCAGCCCCGGCTTCGGGCCCCGGGTCGTCACGCACTGCCGGGCGCTGGGCATCCCCGTCTTCCCGGGCGTCGCCACCGCCACCGAGATCCAGATGGCGCTCGACGCCGGGCTGGACACCGTCAAGTTCTTCCCGGCCGAGCAACTGGGCGGCCTCGCCATGATCAAGGCGCTGTCCGCGCCGTACCGGGGGGTCCGGTTCGTTCCCACCGGCGGGATCAACGCCGGCAACCTCGCCGACTACCTCGCGCACCCCGCGGTGCTCGCGGTCGGCGGCACCTGGATGGTCGCCCCGCCGTTGATCGCCGCGGGCCGGTGGAGCGAGGTCACCCGGCTGACCGCCGCCGCCGTGGCCGCCGCCGGCACGCCCGCCGCCTGA